One window of the Emticicia oligotrophica DSM 17448 genome contains the following:
- a CDS encoding IS91 family transposase, which translates to MSKQESLQGIFIKAQNLSFNPYSKRVFGQLSTCRTLANGYHLSQCSDCGHQQMQFHGCGNRHCLFCGHFGREQWVGQRRAELLPTTYYHVVFTLPHELTGLVMGNRTLLYNLLLESSSQTLIQFGKDPKYLGAEIGITSVLHTWGQNLSFHPHVHCIVSGGGFDGNQWQNSKRVRGKFLFPVGAMKIVFKGILMKGLRKLRPKLRLDKLNFEDLLSQIGQKAWNVYAKRPFGGAMGVLEYLGRYTHRIAISSSRITEVGQTTVSFHYKDYADGSKVKQMTLSHEEFLRRFEQHILPRYFVKIRHYGYLRNRGKQERLKQILASLQLSERKPIPKLTVEQFMQEKYGTGLGKCPCCGEGRMVSIAVIYSLRCEPIQASFQVRNKASPV; encoded by the coding sequence ATGAGTAAGCAAGAAAGTTTACAGGGGATTTTTATAAAAGCTCAGAACTTAAGCTTTAATCCATACTCCAAGCGTGTTTTTGGTCAACTGAGCACTTGCCGCACCCTTGCCAATGGCTATCATCTGAGTCAGTGTAGCGATTGTGGGCATCAGCAGATGCAGTTTCATGGCTGTGGGAATCGGCATTGTTTGTTTTGTGGACACTTCGGTCGAGAGCAATGGGTCGGCCAACGTCGAGCAGAATTATTGCCAACGACATACTATCATGTGGTCTTTACACTACCCCATGAATTGACTGGTTTGGTGATGGGCAATCGTACGTTACTGTATAATTTGTTACTGGAGTCATCCTCTCAGACGCTCATACAGTTTGGTAAAGACCCCAAATATCTGGGAGCTGAAATTGGTATAACGTCGGTATTGCACACGTGGGGCCAGAATTTGTCGTTTCATCCGCATGTTCACTGCATTGTCAGTGGGGGAGGATTTGACGGAAATCAATGGCAAAATAGTAAGCGAGTCAGAGGGAAGTTTCTGTTTCCAGTGGGAGCAATGAAGATAGTCTTCAAGGGCATTTTGATGAAAGGTTTGCGAAAACTACGGCCCAAACTACGACTTGATAAGCTTAATTTTGAAGACTTATTAAGTCAGATTGGTCAGAAAGCGTGGAATGTGTATGCCAAACGTCCCTTTGGTGGAGCGATGGGCGTTTTAGAATACTTAGGTAGATACACTCACCGAATCGCCATCAGTAGTAGTCGCATCACCGAGGTAGGGCAAACGACGGTGAGTTTTCACTACAAAGACTACGCCGATGGGAGTAAAGTCAAACAAATGACCTTGAGTCATGAAGAATTCCTGCGGCGTTTTGAGCAGCATATCCTTCCGAGGTATTTTGTTAAGATTAGACATTATGGATATTTACGCAACCGAGGTAAGCAAGAACGGCTCAAACAGATACTTGCGAGCCTGCAATTATCGGAGCGGAAGCCTATACCCAAGCTAACTGTTGAGCAGTTTATGCAGGAAAAATATGGGACAGGCCTTGGAAAGTGTCCATGTTGTGGCGAAGGAAGAATGGTCTCGATAGCCGTGATTTATAGTCTTCGTTGCGAGCCAATACAAGCATCATTCCAAGTGAGAAACAAGGCTTCACCGGTGTAA
- a CDS encoding AAA family ATPase encodes MIEKIEISNFKNIANLSLVLDNINVLVGSNNSGKSSILQAIQFAISVAQTTNFENTRWNNQTKKLPTSLTPEQLIYAPFRDVYSLAFGGKLKTELKSAIQIEFTEKDSSNATKVLIRKGKNKNIATEIHNKPLGELLRKIEEPFSIYVPGLAGIPSFEELKSPGIVRRAAARGDANNVFRNIIWLLNTNKKNWDLFIADIKDIFPEVEIIISFNAERDEHLNIYIKYDDKILPIDAAGTGFLQIIQILSYINIYKPKILLLDEPDAHLHPNNQRKLAKKLFELSIDREFQIIISTHSRHFLYELEPISKINWINSGKLVNEDISIINVLMDIGALDKGDLVKNGKIKLILLTEDENKTPIQTVVQSSNIPLDEIEIWSYKGCSDVKTANVLSAYILKNAPKVKIAIHRDRDYSEAHEIQEIVESYSSNIMYHYITEGTDIESQLLEPKHINFLYPEISIERAEEIINESIEDTFSKTRSKFVNSLSDKSLKSKNGHQAGYNVEFAEKSLKENPKRYCHGKTVLGSLKTKLQKEFKKNINLFKPSEFIKSSVFDGIRADLWN; translated from the coding sequence ATGATAGAAAAAATAGAAATAAGTAATTTTAAAAACATTGCAAATCTATCACTTGTACTTGACAACATCAATGTCTTGGTTGGTTCAAACAATTCAGGTAAGAGTAGTATCCTTCAAGCTATCCAGTTTGCTATTTCTGTTGCACAAACAACGAATTTTGAGAATACAAGATGGAATAACCAAACCAAAAAACTTCCGACATCACTTACACCAGAACAATTAATTTATGCTCCATTTCGTGATGTTTACTCCTTAGCTTTTGGGGGCAAACTAAAGACAGAACTTAAATCAGCAATTCAAATAGAATTTACAGAGAAAGATAGTTCAAATGCTACTAAAGTATTAATAAGAAAAGGGAAAAACAAAAATATTGCAACAGAAATTCACAATAAACCACTTGGAGAGTTATTACGAAAAATTGAAGAGCCATTTTCTATTTATGTACCAGGACTTGCCGGAATTCCATCTTTTGAAGAATTAAAAAGTCCTGGAATTGTTAGAAGAGCTGCTGCACGAGGAGATGCGAATAATGTATTTCGGAACATAATTTGGTTATTAAATACAAATAAAAAAAATTGGGATTTATTCATTGCTGATATAAAAGATATATTTCCTGAAGTAGAGATAATTATCTCTTTCAATGCGGAAAGAGATGAGCATTTGAATATATATATAAAATATGATGATAAAATATTACCTATAGATGCTGCTGGAACAGGTTTTCTGCAAATAATTCAGATTCTCTCATACATCAATATTTATAAACCTAAAATACTACTTCTTGATGAGCCTGATGCTCACTTACACCCCAATAATCAGAGAAAACTTGCAAAAAAGCTCTTTGAATTATCTATTGATAGAGAATTTCAAATTATTATTAGTACACATTCGAGACATTTTCTTTACGAACTCGAACCTATATCAAAGATTAATTGGATTAATTCAGGAAAATTAGTCAACGAGGATATAAGTATAATTAATGTTTTAATGGATATTGGAGCATTAGATAAGGGAGATTTAGTAAAAAATGGTAAAATTAAACTCATATTGTTAACAGAAGATGAGAATAAAACACCTATACAAACAGTCGTCCAATCATCGAATATACCATTAGACGAAATAGAAATTTGGTCATATAAAGGTTGCTCTGATGTTAAAACTGCAAATGTTTTATCTGCATACATACTTAAAAATGCCCCTAAAGTCAAAATTGCAATCCACCGTGACCGAGACTACTCAGAGGCACATGAAATACAGGAAATAGTTGAAAGCTATAGCAGTAATATTATGTATCATTATATAACTGAAGGTACTGATATTGAGTCACAATTATTAGAACCCAAACACATAAATTTTTTATATCCTGAAATTTCAATCGAACGAGCAGAGGAAATAATAAACGAATCTATTGAAGATACTTTCTCGAAAACGAGAAGCAAATTTGTTAATAGTCTCTCAGACAAATCTTTAAAAAGCAAAAATGGACACCAAGCTGGTTACAATGTAGAGTTTGCAGAAAAATCATTAAAGGAAAATCCAAAAAGATACTGTCATGGGAAAACAGTTTTAGGGTCTCTAAAAACAAAACTCCAAAAAGAATTTAAGAAAAATATTAATTTATTCAAGCCGAGTGAGTTTATAAAATCATCTGTTTTCGATGGAATTAGAGCAGATTTATGGAATTAA
- a CDS encoding recombinase family protein, which translates to MSKNIAYLRVSTVDQDLEKNKAELLHLANDKNLGKVEFIEEKASGRIHWKQRKIGYIIEQLTFGDTILLSEFSRLGRSMLECMEIISIATQKGIKIYTVKGNWQLDESIQSKVMAMVFSMAAEIERDLISKRTKEALQTKKANGVKLGRPKGAGKSKLDKYKVEIEALLANGSTKKFIAKRYNSSESNLFNWLLKNKTVENF; encoded by the coding sequence ATGTCTAAAAACATTGCTTATCTAAGGGTTTCAACCGTTGACCAAGACCTTGAGAAAAACAAAGCTGAACTTTTACATTTAGCCAATGATAAGAATTTGGGTAAAGTCGAATTTATAGAAGAAAAGGCTTCTGGTAGAATTCATTGGAAACAAAGAAAAATCGGATATATTATTGAACAACTTACTTTTGGAGATACAATTTTGTTAAGTGAGTTTTCTCGATTAGGGCGTAGTATGCTGGAGTGCATGGAAATTATTTCGATAGCCACTCAGAAAGGAATTAAGATTTATACTGTTAAAGGGAATTGGCAATTAGACGAATCTATTCAAAGTAAAGTAATGGCAATGGTATTTTCAATGGCGGCTGAAATAGAAAGAGATTTAATTTCTAAAAGAACCAAAGAAGCTCTTCAAACAAAAAAAGCTAATGGCGTGAAACTTGGTAGACCAAAAGGAGCAGGTAAAAGTAAATTAGATAAATACAAAGTAGAAATAGAAGCTTTGCTTGCCAACGGTTCGACTAAGAAATTTATTGCTAAGAGATATAATTCTTCAGAATCCAACTTGTTTAATTGGTTGCTGAAAAATAAGACGGTTGAAAATTTTTAA
- a CDS encoding RNA polymerase sigma factor codes for MTKNNIISDLKTENNFAFGELYREYFAVVKRFILNNNGSEVDAQDVFQDTMLILLEKLRNDDFVLTASMKTYIMAIAKHLWLKKIRDAVQIIEISDNHHQSFFEEITVSIEQEKTYMDKLQYYMTKITDHCNRLLHDMFFKNKSIEEIQQQYGYSTKHNAQNQKHKCIEQIRKVKEQKNE; via the coding sequence ATGACTAAAAATAATATCATTTCTGATTTAAAAACAGAAAATAACTTCGCCTTTGGTGAGTTATATCGAGAATATTTTGCAGTTGTAAAACGCTTTATTTTGAATAACAATGGTTCGGAAGTAGATGCTCAAGATGTATTTCAGGATACAATGCTTATATTGCTCGAAAAACTTCGCAATGATGATTTCGTATTAACTGCCTCTATGAAAACCTACATTATGGCTATTGCCAAACATTTATGGTTAAAGAAAATACGTGATGCTGTACAAATAATTGAGATTTCTGATAATCATCATCAATCCTTTTTTGAAGAGATTACTGTATCTATTGAGCAAGAAAAAACTTATATGGATAAGCTTCAATACTATATGACTAAAATAACTGACCATTGTAATCGGTTATTACACGATATGTTTTTCAAGAATAAATCAATCGAAGAAATTCAGCAGCAATACGGTTATAGCACCAAGCACAATGCTCAAAATCAAAAACATAAATGCATAGAGCAAATTAGAAAAGTAAAAGAACAAAAAAATGAATAA
- a CDS encoding DinB family protein translates to MNKFIILCILVMGSILSANAQTDTIIKEIAQKWANAKDYTLKTIEAMPEDKFGFRPMNEEMTFSEQITHISGNMLWLSSSHLTKTKPSITKESFTGKSKKEILDLLNQSFDFVQEAFQNLNETDLNTQVELFGKPVSKRQIVWLIHDHLTHHRGQLAVYLRLNNIKPPQYIGW, encoded by the coding sequence ATGAATAAATTTATAATTCTGTGTATTTTAGTGATGGGTTCAATTTTGTCTGCCAACGCACAAACCGACACAATAATTAAAGAAATTGCTCAGAAATGGGCAAATGCAAAAGACTATACCCTAAAAACGATTGAGGCGATGCCCGAAGATAAGTTCGGATTTCGACCAATGAATGAAGAAATGACTTTTTCGGAGCAGATTACTCATATTTCGGGCAATATGTTGTGGCTTTCATCTTCACATTTAACGAAAACAAAACCTTCAATTACAAAAGAAAGTTTTACGGGAAAAAGTAAAAAAGAAATACTCGATTTACTCAATCAATCTTTTGATTTTGTTCAGGAAGCATTTCAAAACCTCAATGAAACAGACCTAAACACGCAGGTAGAACTTTTTGGCAAACCTGTTTCTAAACGTCAAATAGTTTGGCTTATTCATGACCACCTAACTCATCATCGTGGACAATTAGCTGTATATCTTCGCCTAAATAATATAAAACCACCCCAATATATTGGCTGGTAA
- a CDS encoding peroxiredoxin-like family protein, whose translation MKTLSEVRGLDVDTKIDDFSATDIFDNPYTFSNALKKGKVVLIFIRGQWCPFCNKHLVKIQKGLPKIYEKGASVVVISPEKSEFIKQTIEKTGAEFTILYDKDYAIAKTFDGLFLPNNTQRFIYNTVLGAKLKQSHSDDSEQLPVPATYIINEDFTIKWRHFNPNYINRSGVSEILNHL comes from the coding sequence ATGAAAACTCTAAGCGAAGTTCGAGGATTAGACGTTGATACAAAAATTGATGATTTTTCGGCAACAGATATTTTTGATAACCCATATACATTCTCTAACGCTTTAAAGAAGGGGAAAGTAGTATTAATATTTATCCGTGGACAATGGTGTCCGTTTTGTAATAAACATTTGGTAAAAATACAGAAAGGTCTTCCCAAAATTTATGAAAAAGGGGCGAGTGTGGTGGTGATTTCTCCCGAAAAATCAGAGTTTATCAAGCAAACTATTGAAAAAACAGGAGCTGAGTTTACTATTTTATATGACAAAGACTATGCAATAGCTAAAACATTCGACGGGCTTTTTTTGCCAAATAATACCCAGCGTTTTATCTATAATACTGTTTTGGGTGCGAAGCTAAAACAAAGCCATTCTGATGATTCGGAGCAACTCCCAGTACCTGCCACATATATCATTAACGAAGATTTTACTATCAAATGGAGGCATTTTAATCCGAATTACATAAATAGGTCGGGGGTGTCCGAAATTCTAAATCATTTATAA
- a CDS encoding DUF2062 domain-containing protein — MVANIKYWDTLKHKLLTYFRQGLSTLEIIKSVVISILMTIIPFYGLTTIALTTISVKFKLNLPLMLAVSYIATPLQIMLFLPFIHVGEYVFGVKHSLLNIKDIQESFETGFFTTIEKLSFELLCGLSGWILVAFPLAIITYYTTTCGLSPLLKTKCRK; from the coding sequence ATGGTAGCGAACATTAAATATTGGGATACTCTCAAACATAAACTACTTACTTATTTTAGACAGGGTTTGAGTACCCTCGAAATTATAAAAAGTGTGGTAATTAGTATTTTGATGACTATTATCCCTTTTTACGGGCTAACTACCATTGCTCTGACAACAATCTCTGTCAAATTTAAACTGAATTTACCACTGATGCTTGCAGTTAGCTACATAGCTACGCCTTTGCAAATAATGCTTTTTCTACCTTTTATTCATGTTGGAGAATATGTATTCGGCGTAAAACATTCACTGCTAAACATAAAAGATATTCAAGAATCATTTGAAACAGGCTTTTTTACAACAATTGAGAAACTTTCATTTGAGTTGTTGTGCGGCTTGAGCGGATGGATTTTAGTTGCATTTCCGTTGGCAATCATTACTTATTATACAACTACTTGTGGTTTAAGTCCACTACTCAAAACAAAATGCAGAAAATAA
- a CDS encoding thioredoxin family protein has protein sequence MKTVILIAMGISALFAYTNFSNVNFKENTKEGIHFHQGTWEEALELAKKENKVIFLDVYATWCGPCKMLKRLTFSNKKVGSFYNENFINVALDGESGEGPAVARLYGVRAYPSLLFVDSNGKLINHSAGFRPPSDFIDLGKSIIGK, from the coding sequence ATGAAAACCGTAATTCTGATTGCTATGGGCATTTCAGCCCTCTTTGCTTATACAAATTTTTCAAATGTAAACTTCAAAGAAAACACGAAAGAAGGAATACATTTTCATCAAGGCACTTGGGAAGAAGCCCTTGAATTAGCAAAAAAAGAAAATAAAGTTATTTTCTTAGATGTGTATGCTACTTGGTGTGGTCCTTGTAAGATGCTCAAACGACTTACTTTTTCTAATAAAAAAGTAGGTTCATTCTACAATGAAAATTTTATCAATGTTGCCCTTGATGGAGAAAGTGGCGAAGGTCCTGCCGTTGCACGATTATACGGTGTAAGAGCCTATCCATCATTGTTATTCGTTGATTCTAACGGAAAACTCATTAATCATTCAGCAGGTTTTCGACCACCATCTGACTTCATAGACTTAGGAAAATCAATCATCGGAAAATAA
- a CDS encoding FAD-dependent oxidoreductase: MFQDKITMYGAAWCPDCRRTKDFLEKNQIKFEYINVDVSPEASAIVEGINKGKRIIPTLIINDQPYSNPQNHQLSKVLGINKQGTTVLFGADWCPDCRRAKRFLQDNQINFKFVDVDTTPQAAEFVMSINKGKRIIPTILINETPYSNPSNAVLTEVLELDKAADQRIYDVVIIGGGAAGLTTAIYAQRDKFDTLILEKKNIGGNAFITKKIENYPGFKEVSGPELMDRMAEQAITLGTKIETGEDVTSIEKTDDFFKIHTYNGSFKGKSVVIATGSTYRTLGVDGEAELIGAGVHFCATCDGAFYRDKEVIVVGGGNSALEEGMFLASFCKKVSIVHRGESFSATETYIEKLSSFSNIQTYLNHSVTAFNADENGVFQSATLKNNLNESFIDLKANGVFVFVGLQPNTQNYESLLNLSQSKHILTKGLNKTNVDGIFAAGDVRFGAIAQVAAATGEGVVASYGVREYLTK; the protein is encoded by the coding sequence ATGTTTCAAGACAAAATAACCATGTACGGGGCAGCGTGGTGTCCAGACTGCCGCCGTACCAAAGATTTCTTAGAAAAAAATCAAATAAAATTTGAATACATCAATGTGGACGTTAGCCCAGAAGCATCGGCTATTGTAGAAGGCATTAACAAAGGAAAAAGAATTATTCCAACCTTAATTATCAACGACCAACCCTACTCTAACCCTCAAAATCATCAACTTTCAAAAGTTTTGGGGATTAACAAACAGGGGACAACTGTACTTTTCGGAGCAGATTGGTGTCCTGATTGCAGAAGAGCCAAGCGTTTTTTGCAAGATAATCAAATCAATTTCAAGTTTGTCGATGTAGATACTACACCACAGGCTGCCGAATTTGTGATGAGCATAAACAAGGGTAAACGCATTATTCCAACTATTCTTATCAATGAAACACCCTATTCCAACCCATCGAATGCTGTTTTAACAGAAGTTTTGGAATTGGATAAAGCAGCCGACCAACGCATCTACGACGTGGTGATAATAGGAGGCGGAGCGGCAGGATTGACCACTGCAATTTATGCCCAAAGAGATAAATTCGATACCCTCATATTAGAAAAAAAGAATATAGGTGGTAATGCCTTTATTACCAAAAAGATAGAGAACTATCCAGGTTTTAAAGAAGTATCTGGCCCGGAATTGATGGATAGAATGGCGGAGCAAGCCATTACTTTAGGTACGAAAATCGAGACAGGAGAAGATGTTACTTCTATTGAAAAAACAGATGATTTCTTTAAAATTCACACTTATAACGGCTCCTTCAAAGGTAAATCCGTAGTAATTGCCACGGGTAGCACCTACCGTACATTAGGTGTAGACGGTGAAGCAGAACTTATTGGGGCTGGTGTACATTTTTGTGCAACTTGCGATGGTGCTTTTTATCGTGATAAAGAAGTAATAGTTGTAGGCGGTGGTAATAGTGCCTTAGAAGAAGGAATGTTTTTGGCAAGTTTTTGTAAAAAAGTAAGTATTGTGCATCGAGGTGAAAGTTTTTCAGCTACTGAAACTTATATCGAAAAACTGTCTTCTTTTTCCAACATTCAGACTTATCTTAATCATTCAGTTACGGCATTTAATGCGGATGAAAATGGCGTTTTTCAGTCGGCTACTTTAAAAAATAACCTAAACGAAAGCTTTATTGACCTAAAAGCAAATGGTGTTTTTGTATTTGTAGGCTTACAACCTAATACACAAAACTATGAAAGCCTGTTAAATTTATCGCAAAGCAAACACATTCTTACCAAAGGATTAAATAAAACGAACGTAGATGGCATATTTGCAGCAGGAGATGTACGTTTTGGGGCTATTGCCCAAGTAGCTGCCGCAACTGGTGAAGGCGTAGTTGCGAGCTATGGCGTAAGAGAGTATCTGACTAAATGA
- a CDS encoding GDCCVxC domain-containing (seleno)protein → MEIILNSIITCPTCGYQKEETMPTDSCQFFYECESCKTVLKPKEGDCCVFCSYGTVKCPPIQEHKSCC, encoded by the coding sequence ATGGAAATTATTTTGAATTCAATCATCACTTGCCCAACCTGTGGGTATCAGAAAGAAGAAACTATGCCTACCGATTCCTGCCAATTTTTCTATGAATGTGAAAGTTGCAAAACAGTTTTAAAGCCCAAAGAGGGCGATTGCTGTGTATTTTGTAGCTACGGAACAGTTAAATGTCCACCAATTCAAGAGCATAAATCGTGTTGTTAA
- a CDS encoding DUF4833 domain-containing protein, protein MQLLNYSIGAFFSVMFAINPSFIIERSKDSNQIFYVVNEQQQMLDITEPINFYWIKHTENGKKEALTWIQEKYSYGLKYLKKTPNEAIFQFVSYNKQNFYLRKDTDGTFKVFTVFNKKNMIVNRIYIHIKGGTFWMPKIPQIDIEGIELKTSQKITEVFKP, encoded by the coding sequence ATGCAATTACTGAACTATTCTATCGGAGCATTTTTTTCAGTGATGTTTGCCATTAATCCATCTTTCATCATAGAAAGAAGTAAAGATTCAAATCAAATTTTTTATGTAGTTAATGAGCAACAACAAATGCTTGACATAACAGAACCCATAAATTTTTATTGGATTAAGCATACCGAGAACGGTAAGAAAGAAGCCCTAACATGGATTCAAGAAAAATATTCTTATGGGTTAAAGTACTTAAAGAAAACACCCAATGAAGCCATCTTTCAGTTTGTTTCTTACAATAAACAGAATTTTTATTTAAGAAAAGATACCGATGGTACATTCAAAGTTTTCACTGTTTTCAACAAAAAAAACATGATTGTGAATCGAATTTATATTCATATAAAAGGTGGAACATTTTGGATGCCCAAAATTCCACAAATTGATATTGAAGGAATTGAATTAAAAACAAGCCAAAAAATAACCGAAGTTTTCAAACCATGA